In the genome of Paenibacillus sp. GP183, the window CGCATACTGGCGATGGTGGCGACTTTATCGATAAATTGCATCACTCTGCCGCCGAATAAAGTGCCATGATAATTCGTATCGCCCGGAAAAATAATTTCAGTCAATACGGTTCTGGATAATCGTGCCGGTTTGCCTTCCAATCCATTTCCCTCGCTATTCATTATAGTTGATCTTAAGAGCTTCAGCCGCCAGCTTGGCGCGCTGTCTTGCCTGCTCCACGGTATCAGCGCTGCTTAGAGCAACGGCCATGCGGCGGCCCGTCTTCGTCTCCGGTTTACCAAACAACCTTACCTGGGTAAAAGGAATTTCCAACGCTTCCTCCACCCCGCTGATCGTATAATTCACCTGCTCTTCGGTCGCTTTTAACGTATAGCTGGCGCCTGGCGTTAAAAGACGAATGCCAGGAATCGGCAAGCCGAGAATCGCTCTCGCATGCAGCGCAAACTCGGACAGATCCTGCGTGGCCATCGTAACCATCCCTGTATCATGCGGACGCGGTGAGACTTCGCTGAAATAAACGCCGTTCGGCGTGAGAAAAAGCTCGACGCCATAAATGCCGAAGCCGCCCAAAGCATCCGTGATGGTTTTCGCAATATGCTGAGCTTCCACGATGTGATCCTCGCTCATGGCATGCGGCTGCCAAGACTCTATGTAATCACCGTCTTTTTGGATGTGGCCGATAGGCTCACAATAGCTCGTTCCTGATACAGAACGTACCGTCAATAAAGTGATTTCGGAATCGAATCGGATGAACTCCTCAACGATGACTCGTGTGCTTTTGGCTCGACCGCCCTCCATTGCATAGTTCCAGCTCTGCTCGATATCCTGCGGGGTTCTGCACACACTCTGACCCTTGCCGGAAGAGCTCATGATCGGTTTGATCACGCATGGTGTGCCAATCTGGGCTACAGCTTGCTTCAATTGCTCCAGGCTGTCGGCAAAAGCGTATTCAGCCGTACGCAGCTGCAAAGTTTCCGCAGCTAAACGGCGAATGCCCTCTCTGTCCATCGTGAGTCGGGATGCAGTCGCTGTGGGGATGACCCTAAAGCCCTTTTGCTCCAACTCCACCAGCACTGGTGTGGCAATCGCTTCGATTTCCGGTACGATTAAATCAGGCTTCTCCTGCAGGATCAAGCTTCTGAGCTGATCAGGGTCCAGCATATTGATCACATGGGACCGATGGGCAACTTGCATAGCAGGCGCATTGGCATAACGGTCTACGGCTATCGTTTCGATGCTGAGTCGCTGAGCTTCTATAATCACTTCTTTGCCGAGCTCGCCAGATCCGAGCAGCATCATTTTCTTCGCATTGGGAGATAAAGGCGCTCCATATCTCATCAGGTTTCCTCCTTCAAACTACAAGCCAAATTAAATCCAACTTATATATTAAAGGATTGGAGCTTTAAAAGATACCTTAGCGCATATAGATTAGGAAGGGATAAGGGAACTGGGGAAAATGACATTTATGCTTGAGTCGGGGAATCGGGAAAATCCAGATTCAAAATGACAGTATAAAGATCGTTATTTCGCTGAATGACCTGAGTCACTTCCACATATGGAGTACGGTACTGATTCTCGGCTTCGTCCACCAGCTCCTCCAAAACTTCACTTAAAGAATCATTCTCCTGCAGCTTCACTTCAGCAAAGTATTGTTTGATCATATGGGCTCCTTTACTAGGTAAGGCACCCTCTCACCGTTCACGCGCTCAGCTGAGGGTACCCGTTTCATTCATTTATTGGCGTTGAACCGGAAGGGAAGACACATTGTTGAACATTTGCGCTTGCCCCTGCTGCGAGCCTGGATAAGCAAATCTTTGCTGCACGGTTTGTTCAAGCTGCGAGCAGATTTGTGAGCAATGCTGCATCTGTTGAATGGCAACGGCATGGCCTTGAAGCATTTGCTGAATAAACTGGACAGCCATCCGTTCTTTCTGGGCAAGCTGCTCAAGCTGCTGAGCGTTTTGCTGCTCCTGCTGAAGCATTTGCTGATATAAGGAAGTCGATTGCTGAGTTTGCTGAATTAATTGGGACATCATTTGCTGACACTCTTGAATTTGCTGGGTAATGGCTTGCATGCAGGGTATTTCCTCCTCAAGGTTTTTGAATTGCCAAAGTTTAGTATGCCTTTCCCTTGAAGATTTAAACCCCTAAGTTTCTATTTCGTCAGCATGCGATTTGTGCCGTTAGCGTATTCGGGAAATGTATACTGGACCATGGTGTTGAACTCATTCACATAATCGCGCATACTTTGGCTCTGCAGCTGCCGCGAATCATAGAACTTCATGCGGTTCACAAAATTGGGATTCGAGGAAATATATACATTACCGCCAGGAAAAGAATGCCTCACCAGTTTGAAAATAGCATCGGATGTTTCCTTAGACAGGGGCTGAGCCGAGCTCCAATCCAGGCCTGCTCCGACTCCGGAACCGAATAAACCAGCTCCTGCCGCCGGATCATGCCCGAAGGTATGCAGCTGATTGCTTTGCTTCATCATGATGTGACCATCCGGATCAACAGCCACATACACTTGATTATTATTCGTCACAGCCACTGCTGCCGATGGAACATGCGTCATACGCACGATGAGATCCGCTGTTTCCCTGCTCATCTGCAGTCCATCATTATAATGAGCTCTGGATGGGTCCAGGGTTACTCTTCTATCATCCGGACTGGGTGCGGTCGTAATGTTTTTGGCTCCAAGCGACGCGTTCTCATTATTGCGGCTGCCTGCATCCCAACTGCCGATGTCGCGCGCCCCGGGACCTGCTTGGTTACTATTGGACAGTCCGGAACAGGCAGCCAGCAGGAATGATAAGATTATGCTGATGAACACAATTCGAAACATGAATGTTTCCGCTC includes:
- the purT gene encoding formate-dependent phosphoribosylglycinamide formyltransferase, whose protein sequence is MRYGAPLSPNAKKMMLLGSGELGKEVIIEAQRLSIETIAVDRYANAPAMQVAHRSHVINMLDPDQLRSLILQEKPDLIVPEIEAIATPVLVELEQKGFRVIPTATASRLTMDREGIRRLAAETLQLRTAEYAFADSLEQLKQAVAQIGTPCVIKPIMSSSGKGQSVCRTPQDIEQSWNYAMEGGRAKSTRVIVEEFIRFDSEITLLTVRSVSGTSYCEPIGHIQKDGDYIESWQPHAMSEDHIVEAQHIAKTITDALGGFGIYGVELFLTPNGVYFSEVSPRPHDTGMVTMATQDLSEFALHARAILGLPIPGIRLLTPGASYTLKATEEQVNYTISGVEEALEIPFTQVRLFGKPETKTGRRMAVALSSADTVEQARQRAKLAAEALKINYNE
- a CDS encoding YhcN/YlaJ family sporulation lipoprotein; the encoded protein is MFRIVFISIILSFLLAACSGLSNSNQAGPGARDIGSWDAGSRNNENASLGAKNITTAPSPDDRRVTLDPSRAHYNDGLQMSRETADLIVRMTHVPSAAVAVTNNNQVYVAVDPDGHIMMKQSNQLHTFGHDPAAGAGLFGSGVGAGLDWSSAQPLSKETSDAIFKLVRHSFPGGNVYISSNPNFVNRMKFYDSRQLQSQSMRDYVNEFNTMVQYTFPEYANGTNRMLTK